The genomic stretch CTATTGTAAAAGGCATAGTTTTAGCATTTTTAAAATCTTCTCTTTTAACATTAGTCCACGGGCTTCGAGAATTTTTTTGATTGGATGCCGCAATGGGTTGCTTCAGGTTATTGAAGCGAAACAAAGAACCCTCGTCAAGAGGATTAGCAGCCTCCCGGTTCTCGCTAACTAAATTACGAGTATGCCATTTTGCCCCACCATCCACAAGTTTCACCGGAGCATCCCCCCGCGTCACAAAAATCAAGTGTTGGCAAGTGTAATTATGATAGTCTATGCGTATCACCGTGTGAAAAGCCTCTCCATCATTGGGCTTCTTTGGAAAATTCACGGTAAATTCAATAGGGCTTCCCGTCTTCCCTTTCACTTCCTTCTGACCATCATTGAATGTAATAAAATCATCACCTTCAAAAGTGTGTCCATCCACCTCTTCGGGAATATAAGCCCGCCAAGGACCCTCGGATGGAAAAATTTCAAACTTCTCTGCCTCCTCCTTCGGTAATCTCATCAGCTTAACGTGAAAAGATTGGTCATTATCCGCACTTCGATAAATTCCCTTGGGATTAACGATACGTCGCACCTGAAAGATTTTGGCCGTATCTTTCAATGTTTGCTCTCCCCTTTCGTCATCAAATTTGATTTTCGCGGTAAATTCCACCTCTGCCCGACGTTGATAGGCAACATAAGGATTATTGCCGGTATAACCGGTATTGATAATCATCTGTTTCGCCCGGGTATACAACGGAACCTTCACATTAACGGTCTTATTCCCTTCAGTAGGGTTTATACTATAATTACCATCCTCATCGGTGTATTCCGTTTTTCCCTTCTCTATCAAATAACTTCTTTCTCCCTTTCGTTTCTCCTCGTAATAACTCTTATTATCCGTAATTAGTATTACTCCATCCCCTTGTGAACCAGTAACATTTGTCAACACCCTGGCAGTAGTCTTGCGAAGAGAAAGAAAACCATTCCAAGGAGCATTTTCAGCAGTAGACGTCACCGCATAATCATACTGTTTGGCATAGTCAAGCGTCGAGGCTCCCTCCGGTGCCCAATTGTTGAATATAATTCTCGCATCCAAAGATACAAGTTCAGCCCCGGCAGTATTGATTTTTAGAGGGAAATCCACCGTACGATTATAAAGATAGGAGATGTAATAAGGTTGTGGTACTTCAATACCGGGAACTTCCTCTTCATACTCTATATGCCAATCCGCATCATTTGCAAAATTCTTCAACACTAACGTAAGCTTATAGTGATAATTCCGTTCGGCATTGTAATCAGTTTCAACATCTTTGCCAAGCATGAAACGATATTTTATAGAACCGCTACCAACCTTTTCCGGATTAATGGAAACATAATAAGCATCCACTTCGATATAAGTACCATAAGGCACGTCATCTTTAAGACGATAGGTCGGATCATCAGGCAAACCGGGATGATCAAGCTTTCCGTCGCCATCTGCATCTTGACGTTTATCAGGCATATTCTTTCCCCAGCCCTGCATATTTTCAAAAAAGAACAAAGCGTTAGACATTTCATCGTGTTCGCCATACGCGGGCACTCCGGTTGATAATCGCGCAGGATAGTTTTCGTTAAATGCCGGAACACTCTCTCCATCGTAATAACGTATAATTTCCCCTCCGGGAATAAGATTACTCTTCTCCTTTATGTATTCGTATCACCCAGGAAGCAAGTCTCAGGGATGTCTTTAATCTGAACCGATTTAAGGTAAACGAAAACACCTTCCTTCAACCCGGAGGCATCATAGGCAACGGTCACCTTCGATGCAGCACGCCGCACCCACGCATGCAACTTCGCTGTATTCCTATTGATTAACACCGATTCTTCCTCGGCAAGCACTTTTTCATCCGCCGAAAAATGACCAAACATTTGGCTGTTGTTTGCAATCTCCCCAGCATCCCAATCGAAAGATATTCCTTTCAACCCTTCCCGTGTTTGAATTGACTCTTCATATTTGGGAAGATCCAAATCCAAATTGGCAACCGCATAAACATAGTATCTTCCCTGGGGAACTACCAATTTAAACGAAACACGGGAAGTTTCCGATTCTGCATAGGGTTCTCCCGGTTTAAGATCCTCCCTATTAACCGCAATTGGCTGCAAACTTTCAATTTTTTTCATTTCAACCAAATTCCCATCTTCCGAGTACAACAATACCCACAAATCGTTAATCTCTTTTATCGCATTTCCCGCAGTTCTGCTCGCCCCATTCAATGCGGGAACCAACGGTTTGAATTCCACGATAGCAGTCACCGTACTTTTGGCTCCGGGAGTAAAATCATCATCTTCTCCCAGTGGTTCATCCTCGCAAGCAGTAAAACAAATGAACAATATGCATAAAAGACTATATATTAAATCCCGTTTCATATTTCCAGCTATTTTCTGTTATAACCCGAAACCCGGCTTTAATTCAACTTCCCTGTAAGGCTCAACATTTACTTCGAATTCTAACTCTTTATCAGTAATCATGATATAAACCACTACATGCGTGTTTCTTGGTAGTTTATCAGGCAAATTATCGAGTTCCCCTTCCAGATAAACTCCGTTCACCGTGATACCCACGGAATACTTCCCTTCTCGTTTTCCCTCTAGCAAATAAATAGGTGACAATTCTATAGGTGTCGGAGTATCCCCTTCTTTCATTGCGGGTAACGTGATCTCTAAATCATCGTTGTAATCATACTCCTCGACAAACGAAGGTACATCAAAACTTTTTATCGTTAAATACTCTTTTCCCTCAATATTCTCGCTCTCGTATTTAGCGTTACGTGGCAAATAATATTCTTTATCCGCCATATTTTTAATAGCCAATCCGGTCAATTTTTTCTCGACCGAACTACGGTTTGTTATCCTAAACGTGAATTTCACGGCAGCTCTTGTCACGAAAAGTTTACACTCACTATCCGTCTTGGGTACATACACCTGGTAGCATTCGCTCATAGGCAAAGCCCCCACGAGTTGCCCGGAAGGCACGTCCACCCGAACAACCAAATTGGTAACTTCTTCTGTCGGGAATACTTCCCCGACCTTTATATTATCAAGGAAACTAGCCAAGATGAGTGCATCATTACGATCTCCTTGACCAACCTTGATTTGTTCATTATCCTCATTCACGAAAAGATAAATCCGTTTCCACTCCCTACCAACCACCTCAAATTTACCCGACACACGATCATTCACCATGGTGGGGGACAAAGGACCTATAAAGTCATTCTTTTCAACCACATCATTCTCCCGCACCACGATCACTCGCAACTTTTGCATCTTCTCGTGATCACCTTTCGCCATCGCATCCTCCTCTACACTGCGAGTCATGGATTGTGCCACGTCGGACAACGCCACGCTGATATTAAGGTTTACCATAACCTCTTCCCCGGCATCCTCCTTCACATCCCGGCTACATCCCTCTATCAACAAGGATGCCGTCAACCAAAATATGATAACACAAGCAACCTTTTTCATTCTTGAATCTCATTGACTCTAACTACCCAATCATTAATCTTTATCTCCGTTTTCAGCCACACGTGGTCAGCATCAAGAAAAAATAACATCGACCATTCGCTCTCCCGGTCCAAGAATTCCTGTTTGTCCATATCTCTATGAAACTCACTCCTGAACGCCAACAAATAATTGTTCAATGGGATGTTCACTACCTCCCCGCCATCCGCTTTCCGGCGAATCACGAGTTTCGGACTATTCTTGAGCATCAGCCGTGAAGTCGAGAACTCCGCATATGCCATGATAACCTCCTTGTTATTCCCCATCAATCCCGCCGAGACTTGTCCTCTCGCCCAAGGCGTGTACACGATCTCCCCATTGGACACCAAATCATTATCACAAGCAAATAAAGTGTTGTCGTCCGTGATCTCGAAATCAAAATCCTTATCATCCACCGGATCGCCGTTCATCTGTTGCAACATGATCCGGATATTATTCGTATTTTTCATCATCTCCACCACGCCCTCTTGATACAAGTCTGCCGTGGTGAGCGTAAGCTGTCCCCAATACATATCGTGCAATTTCTTCCGGTCGGGATTCGTCAAACAATCCTCGTCCATCCTTGCCTGTGCATCGTCATACTTGCTTCCCGCTGCCGGTGCCCGCACCATAGAAAAAGAACTTTTCTCACAAGCCATTCCCCCGTAAGCCACGAAGCGATACTTTCCCGGTGCCAAATCCAACGTCATCCGATAACTTTCATCCCGTAATTCAGGTCCCGTCACCACACGAGTATCCACGTAATTTCCTTCCTCATCGTATATATAAAGTGTCAAGCAATCCACCTTTTTGGGGAAAGCATTGGCAAACTCCATGTTGTAGTCGTAGATAAAACGAAGCGATACTCCGTGTGCGCATGGGTCAAGATCTTCATATATATTTTCGCACGAAGAGAAAGCAAAGCTCATCGATGCAACACAAAGTGCCGCACCGATGATTCTTGAAACTATATTTCGTTTTCTACTTTGCATGTTAATTCTTAAAATTCAATATTATTTATACGAACCGTCCAAGGCAATACTTCCACGGAAAGCGTCAAGTAAACATCGCCACTTTCATCCGGATCATCCGGATCTACGGGATCCGGATCGTTATCCGAGATTCGCGGATGACCGAGTTTATTTATTCCCGTAACTGCTAGCTTGTAAACATTATTACGTACCACGGCAAACTCCATCGGTCCCATTTGCCCGAGTTTTCCATTATCGTTATGGCGGTTCCAATAGAAATAATAACAATAATACCCGGGATCACTACCCTCTTCATTACTAGACTGGTAAATGGTAAACAAGGATTCTACCGCAGCCTTTCTGAAGCTATCCCAATACGCATTATTATTTATGTTATTTTCATGCCATTGACACCATAAATAATCAGGACTCTCATGATCATTACTATATACTGCCGCTTTCTTTACGTCACCATCTTCCTCTACACAAATATCTTCCGCATTTGTAGGCGTTCCAAATACAGCCTTATAAAATTCTCTGCTAGCCCCAGATTCTAACGCTGCAGCACGAACTTCTTTCCAAGTCACATAAATATTCGTCAAATACGTATAGAGTATTTTATCTTTCATGGGATCCCCCGTAACATCTTTAAGTGCCTGTACCAAAGAAGATTTCTGATCCGCACCTTCGGGTACAACCATTTTACCTTTAAAAACAATACCGGTAGAAAGCCCTTGTTTTTGCCGTGTTGCCCCAGGTATAGTATTTTCCGTTACATAACGCCAAATCTTATATTCTTTTTTATTATAATTATCTTCTGTACCCTTCAATACATCAGCAATATCATAAGTATCCCATTGTCCGCGTGCCGCCACATCTATTTTCCACACACCATCAGTCACATTTCCAAGAGGATACATGAAATGCTCCTCATAAGTATTTACATCAACATCCGTCACTTTTTTATAATCGTAATCTGTGTCTACCACGTAGTTCCCTGCAGTTTCTACTCCACAAATATTCCAACCTTCCTTCTCTCCATTTTCAGAGACACGGCGCAAGTAATAGAATTCCTTACTCATGTTCACCAATGCTATCTTTTGCAATTGAATTTGCATGATGGTTTGATCATTTCTTTTGACAACATTATAAGTATTATCCCCAACTTCACTTGCATCTTTAAAATCAAAACGAGCGACAGAACGTTCCACTTTTATAGCCCCAGGGTTATTAACTTCTTTATCGGTACCATTACCGTTATTCCCGGACAAATCGAACGCTTTACTCTCGGATGTGTAATCATTCCAATAATCCAATCTTTTAGGTAATTTCTTTTTCGCAATTACGGCATTAGACATCAAAAAACTTTCTTTTTTCCAAATCTCTTCCGAAACTTTGGCAACCGCATTCACCCACTCTGTTGACCCCTGTGTTGCTGCAGTAATTACAGTTTTCAAGTCCTGCGTGGGATTACAGAATACATAAACGTGAATTTCATCGTTTTTCAAATTCCCGTTGGGATCTACATTATCCTTAGAATAATAACCACCCAATATCGATTTACT from Butyricimonas virosa encodes the following:
- a CDS encoding FimB/Mfa2 family fimbrial subunit, which translates into the protein MQSRKRNIVSRIIGAALCVASMSFAFSSCENIYEDLDPCAHGVSLRFIYDYNMEFANAFPKKVDCLTLYIYDEEGNYVDTRVVTGPELRDESYRMTLDLAPGKYRFVAYGGMACEKSSFSMVRAPAAGSKYDDAQARMDEDCLTNPDRKKLHDMYWGQLTLTTADLYQEGVVEMMKNTNNIRIMLQQMNGDPVDDKDFDFEITDDNTLFACDNDLVSNGEIVYTPWARGQVSAGLMGNNKEVIMAYAEFSTSRLMLKNSPKLVIRRKADGGEVVNIPLNNYLLAFRSEFHRDMDKQEFLDRESEWSMLFFLDADHVWLKTEIKINDWVVRVNEIQE
- a CDS encoding Mfa1 family fimbria major subunit (Members of this family are fimbrial shaft proteins (major subunit proteins), found in the Bacteriodetes. The family is named for Mfa1 from Porphyromonas gingivalis, and is related to but distinct from the family of FimA from the species.) is translated as MKRMWNYFASILVMGLFAGCSNDTLTGDDSDGELNGSKDAVYMNVSVQLPAGGGIARSETNTPDNGDYGTSTDGTEEGKDYENNVGEVLLVLATTDDKFIAHSIVEETNNAIKVLTESSFNTTKKISKSILGGYYSKDNVDPNGNLKNDEIHVYVFCNPTQDLKTVITAATQGSTEWVNAVAKVSEEIWKKESFLMSNAVIAKKKLPKRLDYWNDYTSESKAFDLSGNNGNGTDKEVNNPGAIKVERSVARFDFKDASEVGDNTYNVVKRNDQTIMQIQLQKIALVNMSKEFYYLRRVSENGEKEGWNICGVETAGNYVVDTDYDYKKVTDVDVNTYEEHFMYPLGNVTDGVWKIDVAARGQWDTYDIADVLKGTEDNYNKKEYKIWRYVTENTIPGATRQKQGLSTGIVFKGKMVVPEGADQKSSLVQALKDVTGDPMKDKILYTYLTNIYVTWKEVRAAALESGASREFYKAVFGTPTNAEDICVEEDGDVKKAAVYSNDHESPDYLWCQWHENNINNNAYWDSFRKAAVESLFTIYQSSNEEGSDPGYYCYYFYWNRHNDNGKLGQMGPMEFAVVRNNVYKLAVTGINKLGHPRISDNDPDPVDPDDPDESGDVYLTLSVEVLPWTVRINNIEF